Part of the Nicotiana sylvestris chromosome 2, ASM39365v2, whole genome shotgun sequence genome, AGTTTATCGAGtaagataaattatattaatatttatttattttttatattattttttctttattatatgatTAAACTTGAAATATTCTTGATTGCAGGGAGCATAAGAATTTAATTGTTAATCATAGTAGATCAAATGCATGGGTAAGAGCGAGGGATCATAGTCGGGAATTCAACAATTGGCTTAAAGAGAAAGTTAAAAATATTGTATTGCCAGATTATTTAAGATCGCTAGCCAAATGACCTAATATGGTAGCCAAAAGATATACGGGATATTTTATTAATGGATACCGATTTCATACTAAAGAACGGGATTCCCGAGGTAAGACTCAAAATAGTGGAGTTACTTTATCGGCAACAACAGATAGTTTTGCTAGTGCTAGGGACCAAAATCCCATCGATGGTGAAGTTATCTATTATGGAGCGATTCAGGATATCATTGAGATTGATTATTGGGGTTGTTTCAGTGTTGTGCTATTTAGATGTGATTGATTTCGTAATGAAATAGATGATTATGGGTTAACTCGGGTGTGCTTCAATAGATTATGTAGTAGAGATAATTCTTTTGTATTGGCATCACAAGTTTATCAACTTTTTTATGTTGAGGATCCAACTGAGAAAGATGTTTATTATGCGAGGAGCAAAGTACTTGTTGATTTGTATGATCTAGAGGAAGAGAACTGTCCTAATATTGGAGAGATATTTTGGAGGGAACCTAATAATGACATTGGTTCCTCATCTAGATTACTTGATGTTGACATTAGATGGTCAAGAGATGATGTACCCGTTGATATCATTGATACTCCATCTAATGCACAAAATTCACATGATACAATGGTGGAAACATCGGAAGAGGAGGATGGGTTTGATGATACTGATTGGGACTGGATGGAAGCAGATGATTAAATAAGAAAATTTTGAAATTCTTTTAAGTATATTCTTTTTTGAGTGAGTGATAATGCCTTTTTAATAAATATTTTATGAttaattttgtttattttctttataaaaattattctGATATGCTTCAATTTTTGCAGGATTTGAGAGAGATTTCGGATACTTTTGTTCGGTTGTTGAGGCTCGTCCCTTCTCCCACGTCCTCTTTGGTTTAGTTGGTAATTTATATCCTCCATTAAATTATAGCAATATTATAGCTAATATGATATTTGGTCGTCATTCTCACACGGAATGGCTCAGTTCATTCACATTGTTCATTCAACTGAATATTATAGCTGGTTTTTCCAGTTATTGATCTTGCCTCATCATCCACATGTTGCAAATCCTTCCCAGTTTTCTTCATTGCACAGTCATGCTCTTTGTATGTATCAGTAGTAACTTGTTCTTAGCTACTAAAATCTGATTTTTAAGACCTGTAGAATTATTTTTGGTTGGTGATTTATTTACCACTACCCAAGGTTGATCTGTTGGGTGTTTAACAACCTGTGAGCCTGGTTCTTTGTGCGTATTAGTAGTAACTTGTTCTTAGTTTTCATATCCAACAATCCAGTGGTCTTAGGAATGACTTGCCCGATAAACAAAGCCCCAGATTCTTCTACTTTTTCTTGCTGAAGACCAGCCTGCTCATTAGATTCAATCTGTTGCTGCACCCCTACTGACTTGCTGAGTGTATTAGCTTGATCTACACACCCATTCAACTTACTATTAGTTTGCAAAGCTGAATTCACAGCCTTGTAAATCCTAGCCGAAGCTGTAGTTATAGGGACATCACCTCACTTCagcatttctttcatttctttggATTGAAATTTAGTGTTGATTTATTGTGCCTCAGTTGCCACCTTAATGAAGGCATCCTCCAAAGATATGTCAGCCAAACCCCAAGATTAGACAGTATACTTCTGCTTTGCAAGTTTAACTGTTAGAAATACATCCGAAATTCTTGAATGGAAAGTTGTAATTGAGGCTTACAATACTGTTGAATCTTTGTGCTTGAAGTTAAGGTCCTATGATTAGATCTATCTGTTTGATTCACCTGAAATATACATTCTTCGAGCAGATTTTTGTTAGAAATGATATACTATGTTTGCTACTTTTGCTAACCTATATTGTGTTTGCTTTTTAGAATCAGAAAAATATTTGAATAGTCATGAATCAAGAAGGGTGCTCAagcaaaaataagaaaatatccaACCGTATTCCAGCTGGATCACTTGCATCTTTGCGAAATCAAAGGGTTTCGTCGTTGACAACAAAAAGAACCTTCCAAGCTACAAGATCAAATGCAATTGAAGAACGACAATCAGAAGGTGGATTACCTTCATCTTTACGAAACCAAAAGGTTTCATCATTGACAACAAAAACAGCCTTGAAAGCTCTAAGATCAAATGCAAATGAAGAACGATAATCCGAAGGTGGATCTCAATTGCAAGAACAAGTGCCACAGAATCGCACCTCTTCAGCAACACAAGGAGTACATGAACAAGTGCAACAAGGGAATATGGATTTCATCACTCCTGCATCATAGGGAGTACATGAACGATCTGATGACTATACCACTCATGAAGCAGTTGAACAATTTGAGGAACAAggcaaatatatataaattttaatcATAAACTTAACTAAAAATAGTGATTAATGATTATCTTTGTTTTGTTCTATTGCAGGCCCCTCctcgccaaaaagaaaaagaggccGTACTCAAATGCCAAGGGTTCATGGTAGAAAGGAGCATAAAATAATCATTTTAAATGAGTATAATCAACCCGTTGGTCCTACTAAAGAGGTTGTAAAAGAGTTGGGTAGCTTCCTCGGCATATTGGCAAGGAGTGAGACTTTTTGTCCTCTTAATGTATTTAATTGGAGGAAACTTGACACAAAAGATGACATGTGGAAATATATCAAGGTATTAAGTTCCCAATGTCCCATAAACATGGATGATATTTCTTATTTCTTACACTAATCCAATTGTACTAAATTTGTAGAAAAAATATGACATTCCTGACGAGGCGAAACCATGGGTTTTTGAATCAGTTTGTAGTGCTTGGAGAAAGTATAAGAGTCAATTGAAGACAACTCACTTCACAGCCTATGATAATGATGAGCTTCGAATGGAGAATAGGCCAGTAGATATTCCGGAATCTCACTTTAAGGATCTTCTTAAATATTGGAACTCCGATCCTCACAAGGTAATTACATCCAGAATCTCTTGTCTTATTTTAACATAATTGTTCTTTGGTGTCTGAGTCAAAAGAATCAGAAGTAAAATAGTACCGAATCTGACCATTTGCTTTTCCCCAATCTTCCGCCCTACCATGTTATGTTTGAAATGTTTCTATAGTAAATTAGTACTACTACTAGTCAGTTTGGTGGAGTAAGGGTTCTTCTTCTTCAGGTATGTTTTGCTTTTGCactttttattttcattcttcttcttcttctttttctttttctttctaaatGTCCAAAAAGCGTCGAAATGCTGGCAAATTTTTTTCAGAAATTTTTTGCCTAGTTTCTGTCCAATTTCTGCCCAgttttaaacaagtaaatataTCAGTCCACTGGAGATGCAGGTTTATACTAACCTGAGACCTCTTTCATAAGGTAGACAAGATAAATAACCCAGTGAAAAaggaataacaaaacaaaaccaatTTCTTTTTAGTTAATAAAGAAGTGGAAATGTAAAGAAATTTCCAATAGGAACAAAAACTGGGCATCAATGGTGACTGCAGCTGTTGTGAGATGTTCTACTAAATTGATAGGGTGGTTTATTATAAGAAGAGACTGTAAAAGAGAGTATGAAACTCAGAGGCTCACTCTCTCCATTATAAGCTTTCCCAATTGCAGTAAATCAATCACCTATTGGTTGACTCGTTTATTTGCAGAAAATGTCCGAAACCAATACAGAGAATCGAAATAAGTTAAAGTGCCCGCACACTGCTGGCAGAACACCTTTTGCTTTAATTCGCGAGGTTTgatgtttatctttcttattttttttaaattatgaacTTGCTAACTTTATATGGAAAGATTCTTATACCTGTTTTCATGTAActaggaaaaaaagaaagaaatctcTGATACTTCAGATACTGTATCAAGTAAGGACATGTTTGTGgctacaagaaaaagaaaacttggCCGAGTATACAAAAGCTCATATGACAATACGATTAGTAAAATTGTATGAAATTTCTAATTTAAAGTTTGTCGTGCTTATTTATTTGTTCTTAATTATTGATTCAACTTTAGTTACTTAAAACTCTTTTTTCTCGCATTTTTGGTTTGTAGGCTGAAATGGAGAAAATACAATCAACTCAGGAAAGTGAAGATGGCAGTCATTCAGATGACGCTTTTGCATCAGTCATGGGACCTGAGCATCCAGGTCGCGTGAGATTGTATGGACGAGGGGTTACCAAGATTGTGTTAAAAGGGCAAAAAGGGAATCTTGGATCTTCTGATGAGAGGATGCAACAGAAAATGGAGGAAATGGAAGAGAGGATGCAACAAAGAATGCATGAAAAGTTGAACGAATAAAAGGATGCCATGGAACAAAATATTACAATGAACATCATCGCACGACTTCAGCGTCTGAACCCATATTTGCGACTTGATCCTGACATGTTAAGGTTCAGTGCACGTTCACCTGTAGAAGCCTCCTCTGCACAACAAGCTGCTGTTCAACTAAACAGTCGACCATCTGCTGGTAGTAACAATCAAGGTCAGTACGTACCAAATATTATacatcttcttctatttcttcttcttcttctccttcttccttGCTTGGGATTTTGCTTGGTTCAAGGCAGAGGGGATATGAATTGCCATGTTTCCATTTTCACTAGGCAGTCCATATGGCTGTATTATcatgtctttgtacagttatattgaCATTTATATCATATGTTTACTGTCTTTGTAATGAAGATTACATCATTGAAATGCATTGGCTGCTTTTTTAAATAGCAAGTAGGTTATGGAAAGAAATTACGGTAGTAAATAGGATTCAAGATAGAAGAAAGAGGAACCTTGTAATGAGAATCTTGGAATGGTAGATTTTCTGTAATTGTCTTTAGGCTTCCTGTGAATTATCACCACAAGATACAAATTACTGCCAGGAATTTAAATTAGCAATATCTGAAAAGAAAAGATAATAAGAATGGATTTATTTATGACTTACTTGAAGAAGGAACTGCGATGGTGGAAATGAGAAGGGAAAATCCCACAAATATTAGTAAGAATAAGCATAGAAAATTAGAAGCCCTATGCTCCATTTTTTTTGTTGGAGTATTGTCTTATGACAGGATGAAGGTAGATCTGAGAACAGAGACAGCTAATAGTGCTGGCCTTTTATAAGGGGAGGATACTATTTTAatatttactttcttaaacaatTTCGCATTATAAAAATTAAAGTACTTTATGAGTTCTCACAAGGCATTTTCTTGATAGCAGGAAAACAAGTAGAAGAGGTTTTCAACTCCCAACATGATCTTTATATTGATGTTTAATATTTGCAAATACTGAATTTCGGTAGTTGAAATACTGGTGAAATATTGAAAAGCTTGTTTGAGAAGTATTTCGAGTGAAATAATCATTTTTACTTATAAAACTTAAAATTGCTTAGGAGGTATTGTTCATATAATTTTTGTTCATTTTCAATTTTCGACTTGAGAATAACGAGGCTACCTTGTTAAACTTGCACATTTTGTTGTTGGAATCTTTTATATATGTTTCTCCTTAGACTTAAGAAATGGTTAGAAAATGTTTTGGCAATCTCAATTTGTTTAGTCTGTAGATTGAAGACATGATGGAAAGCCTTGGCGTAACTAGTAAAGTTGctacctcttgcagaaatgtagggtaaggctgcgtatagcgcttagtgcaccgggctgccctttttataGATTGAAGACATGCTATGAATAATGCTATATATCAAACCCTGGACATAAAAAGTAAATTCAATGTTTATTCTTAAGCAAAACAAGAGAAGTAAACATGGCTACAAGCCTACAAC contains:
- the LOC104217101 gene encoding uncharacterized protein, producing the protein MWKYIKKKYDIPDEAKPWVFESVCSAWRKYKSQLKTTHFTAYDNDELRMENRPVDIPESHFKDLLKYWNSDPHKEKKKEISDTSDTVSSKDMFVATRKRKLGRVYKSSYDNTISKIAEMEKIQSTQESEDGSHSDDAFASVMGPEHPGRVRLYGRGVTKIVLKGQKGNLGSSDERMQQKMEEMEERMQQRMHEKLNE